A part of Gossypium hirsutum isolate 1008001.06 chromosome A07, Gossypium_hirsutum_v2.1, whole genome shotgun sequence genomic DNA contains:
- the LOC107940698 gene encoding transcription factor BIM2, with translation MVKSVASAQLHQEEEDDDGETVKVEGNGSEQKANSNRSKHSETEQRRRSKINERFQTLRDIIPQNDQKRDKASFLLEVIEYIQFLQEKLQIYEGSYQGWSQEATKLIPWRNHRGLAESFIDHSQIMNNGSNCENDGVIPSMVANAQNSIESDLGDAAVFKTPDHPPVPATSMVSMQTQSNTIATHGRGSITFHESASDSENMVHQPQFQSWQSRDCLSESAVANNSAIAREDLTIRDESVDLSSAYSQGIRNSLTQVLQSSGVDISQASISVKIDVGKRVAAGMTSMPSSSKEKDIQYTSNQEMAQTGVRSYTEESDQAYKRHGTGKS, from the exons ATGGTGAAATCTGTGGCATCGGCGCAGCTTCATCAAGAAGAGGAAGACGATGATG GGGAAACAGTGAAAGTAGAAGGGAACGGAAGTGAACAAAAGGCGAACAGTAATCGGTCTAAGCATTCTGAGACTGAGCAGCGTAGAAGAAGCAAGATTAATGAAAG GTTCCAGACTCTGAGAGATATTATACCTCAAAATGATCAAAAGAGGGACAAAGCTTCTTTTCTATTAGAG GTCATAGAGTACATTCAGTTTTTACAGGAAAAGTTGCAAATATATGAGGGTTCGTATCAAGGGTGGAGCCAGGAGGCAACAAAACTGATTCCATGG AGAAATCATCGTGGGCTTGCAGAGAGTTTTATTGACCATTCTCAAATTATGAATAATGGATCTAATTGTGAGAATGATGGTGTCATTCCGTCAATGGTTGCAAATGCACAGAACTCAATTGAGTCTGACTTGGGTGATGCTGCAGTTTTTAAAACACCGGATCATCCCCCTGTGCCTGCTACTTCCATGGTTAGCATGCAGACTCAATCGAATACAATTGCTACTCATGGAAGAGGTAGCATTACTTTTCATGAGTCTGCTTCTGATTCTGAGAACATGGTACATCAACCCCAATTTCAGTCATGGCAAAGCAGAGACTGTCTGTCTGAGAGTGCTGTTGCAAACAATTCAGCAATTGCACGGGAGGACTTGACTATCAGAGATGAATCAGTAGACCTGTCAAGTGCTTACTCTCAAGG GATACGGAATTCTTTGACCCAGGTGCTACAGTCTTCAGGAGTGGATATATCACAGGCGAGCATCTCTGTGAAAATTGATGTTGGTAAACGAGTAGCTGCTGGAATGACTTCTATGCCATCCAGTTCTAAG GAGAAAGATATCCAATATACAAGCAATCAAGAGATGGCACAAACTGGAGTTCGCAGCTACACAGAGGAGTCTGATCAGGCTTATAAGAGGCACGGAACTGGAAAAAGCTAG